A single region of the Thermoanaerobacterium aotearoense genome encodes:
- a CDS encoding sigma factor-like helix-turn-helix DNA-binding protein: protein MNRLTAKQKNIIMLYFFERKTLVEISKELGVGYQSVVKLKDRALDRLRFLIKNDIIM from the coding sequence TTGAATAGACTTACTGCAAAGCAGAAAAACATAATAATGCTTTACTTTTTCGAGAGAAAAACGCTTGTTGAAATATCGAAAGAATTAGGAGTAGGTTACCAAAGTGTTGTTAAACTTAAAGACAGGGCTTTAGATAGATTAAGATTTTTGATAAAAAATGATATAATTATGTAA
- a CDS encoding helix-turn-helix domain-containing protein: MISYNELCFKAKSGDKDSVYEILKKFNPLLIKLAKKFPYDSFDDMIQDGREVLITAIHQFDEKKGKEFIAYGSMQLKFYFLNVYRKKKPFLSLNAKADDDEDEIIDLIESDGLTPEEKFFDDIMKKDLK; encoded by the coding sequence ATGATAAGCTATAATGAACTGTGCTTTAAGGCTAAAAGTGGTGATAAAGATTCTGTCTATGAGATTTTAAAAAAATTCAATCCTCTTTTGATAAAATTAGCAAAGAAGTTTCCATACGACAGTTTTGATGATATGATTCAGGATGGAAGAGAAGTGCTCATTACTGCTATTCATCAGTTTGATGAGAAAAAAGGCAAAGAATTTATAGCATATGGCAGTATGCAGCTTAAATTTTACTTTTTAAATGTCTATAGAAAGAAAAAGCCATTTCTTTCTTTGAATGCAAAGGCAGATGATGATGAAGATGAGATCATCGATTTGATTGAAAGCGATGGACTTACGCCGGAAGAAAAATTTTTTGATGATATCATGAAAAAGGATTTAAAATAA